AACATACATTAGTTTTCTCACCCTCACCCAAACCCTCTCCCATAAACGGAGTGGGTTCGGCCCTTCTCACGGCATGGATCGCCGCTGAATATCGGCGCGTATTACCGGGTCCGGCATCCGGGATTCTCGCCGCCGGTGCTTGGTTCTACCGGCTGCTCATGGGCCCCGCCGCCTGAAGAACCCTCCGTCGCACAGTCGGCCGACGATGCGGCCGGCCGTCCCCGCGTGGTCGTAGACAGCCCGGCGGCAGGCTTCACCGGTTCGCCGACGGAAAGCCGGTCCCTGCAGCCGTTCCAGGCATTTCTCACGGATATCCCCCGCGTTTCGCACCCGTTCTCCGCACCCGCGTTCCAGCAGCAGGGATTCGATTTCGCGGAAGTTGAAAAGGTGAGGACCCCAGAGGCAGGGCGTTCCATGGACGGCGGCTTCCAGAGGGTTGTGGCCGCCGAAGGGAACCAGGCTTCCTCCGATGAAGGCCGTGTCGGCCGCGGCATAAAACCGAGCCAATTCACCGAGGGAATCGAGGAGGAAAACCGACCGGCCTCGAGCGGTTTCTTCGAGACTGCGGCGGCCCGTGGGAAGTCCCCGTTCCCTGCACAGGGCGATGATTTGGGCCGCTCGCTGGATATGCCGAGGGGCGAGAATCAGGAGCGGATCGTCCAGTTCCCGGCTTAGCGCGGCGTGGGCTTCAAGCAGTACGCTTTCTTCACCCGGGTGCGTACTCCCGGCGATCCACACCGGCCGTTCAAGCGGAATCTCCATCCGGCGTCGAAGAGCGGCTCCGTCGGTTTCGGGGGCTTCGAGGAGTGCCAGGTCGAACTTGAGGTTTCCGCAGACGTGCAAGCGGCCCCGTGAAACTCCCAGGGCGGCCAGCCGCTTGCGGTCTTCCCGGGACTGGGTGAAAACGGCGTCCATGAGGCCGTAAAGCGCTGCAGCGAAGGGGCGGAACCGGCGGAAACGCTTGTGAGACTTGGGGGACAGGCGGGCGTTGACGCAGACCGACGGAATCCCTCGGCGCTTGAGCCCCAAAAGAAGGTTGGGCCACAGGTCGGTTTCCACGAGGATGAAGGCCCGCGGACTGAGGCGGTGGAGCAGCTTTTTCACGGCCCAGGGGAAGTCGTGCGGGAGAAAAAAGACGGTTTCCACCCGGTTCGAAAGTCGAGCCGTCGCAATCCGGTAACCCGACTCGGTTCCGACGGAGAAAACCAGGGGAACGGCCGGGAGGCGCCGGCGGAGTTCCATGACCAGGGGAACTGCGGATAGGGTTTCGCCGACCGAAAGGGCGTGGATCCAGACGGGATCGGCGGCGGTGAAATCGGGCACGGCCAGGCCGAGCCGAAACCGGCGGCTTCGGCCGTACTTGCCGTCCGTTCGTGCACGGATGGCATAGTACAGCGCCACCCAGGGCCAGGCGGCGGCCGCGCCGGCCGCGCACAGAAAGGAATAGAGCCTGTTCATGCGCGTCAGTTGTGTTGAAACTGGATGTCGTAGAGCCGGCGGTATTCTCCCTGCCGCGTCAGAAGCGTCCGGTGGGTGCCGTCCTCCACGATGCGCCCCCCGGCGATCACCAGGATTCGATCGGCGAACTGGACGGTGGACAGCCGGTGGGCTATCACGAACGTGGTGCGCCCAGCCATGAGGTTCTCCAGCGCCTTCTGGACTTCCAATTCGGATTCGCTGTCGAGCGACGAGGTGGCCTCGTCAAGGATCAGGATCGGAGCGTCCCGAAGCAAGGCCCGGGCGATACACAATCGCTGGCGCTGGCCGCCGGAAAGCTTCACGCCCTGTTCGCCGATCAGCGTATCGAATCCCTCCGGCAGATTCCGAATGAAATCATACGCGTAAGCCGCTCTAGCGGCGCGCACCACGTCCTCCTCCGATTTGCTCAGGTCCCCGTAGGCGATGTTGTTTCGCACCGTATCGTTGAACAGGAAGGTCTGCTGGGTGACCATGGCGATCTGGCTGCGGAGGGACCGGAGGGTTACGTCCCGAACGTCTATGCCGTCGATGAGGACGGCTCCGGAGGTCACGTCGTAGAAGCGGGGGATGAGGTTCACCAGGGTGGTTTTTCCGCCGCCGCTGCTGCCCACCAGCGCCACCACCTGGCCGGGCCGGACGCTGAAGTGGACATCGCTGAGCACCGGGTCCACATCGTAGGCGAAGCTCACGTGCCTGAATTCCACAGATCCCCGAACCGGAGGCATTTCCATGGCGTTGGGTTTTTCGACCAGGGAGCTCTTTTCGTCCAGCACCTCGTAGACTCGCACGGCGGATGCGATGCCTTTTTGCAGGGTGTTGTTCAGCTTGTTCAGATTCTTCGCCGGTTTGTAAAGCATGAGCAGGGCGCCCAGAAAGGAAAAGAAGGTCCCCGGCGTGGACATGCCCTGGATCACCTGGTAGCCGCCGTAGCCGATGATGGCGGAAACGCCGACGGATCCGATGAATTCCATGAGCGGCGATGACAGGGCATCGATCTTCACGGACTTCAGCTGGTAGCGGAGCAGCTTTTGATTCTGGAAGGAAAACCGCTCCTTCTCGTAGTCTTCCATGGCGAAAGCCTTGACGATGCGCGCTCCACTGAACGTTTCATGCAAGATGACGTTCAGGTCGCCGAAGTTCTTCTGACGCTTCGTGGCCAGTTTCCTGAGGCGCATGCTGAAGCGGACCAGGGGATAAAAGGCGAGCGGGAGCACGCCCACGGCGATGATGGCGAGCCGCCAGTTCTGGTAGAAGACCACGAACATGAGGCCGATGATACTGAACGTGTCCTTAATGATGCCCGTGCACGCCTTGGTCACGGCGTTTTGAACCTCGTTCACGTCGTGGGTGATGCGACTCATGAGCACGCCCGTCGAATGACGGTCGAAAAAATGCAAGGGCATGTCCTGAATGTGGTTGTAGAGCTTCTCGCGAAGGACGGAAATGATCGTCAGTCCCACTGATTCCAGAAAATAGTCGCTTCCCCACTGGCAAATTACCTTCAAAAGAGACACTGCCAGGAAGACCAGCGGCATGAGTTGCAACATGGTGAAGTTCTTTTCGACGAAGATTTCGTCCATGACCGGTTTGATGAGGTAGGCGGTCAGGGCGGTGAAGGCGGACACGCCGATCATGCAGACCGCCGCGACGGCCAGCGGCCGCCAAAACGGCTTCAGGAGTTTCAGCAGGCGTCTCAGGATGTTCAAGGCTACGGATTTTTCTAACGACATGCGTCCCAAACCATCCTCGCGACCCGTTCCGCCACGCCCGGGGTGCCCAGTTTCCGGGCGACGTCTTTGAGGCGTTCCATCTGAGCCTTGCGGTGCGCGTCGTCTTCGAGCAGCGAGGCGGCCTCCGCCGCGATGCGTTCGGGCGAAGCGTCGCCCTGGACGAGTTCCGGGCAGACCCGTTCGCCGGCAATCAGGTTGGGAAGGCCGATGTGTTCGACGCGCACCAAGTGTCGCCCTAAAGTGTATTCAAAGGGTGAAACCTTGTAAATAATGACCATGGGGGTTCCCAGGAGGGCCGTTTCCAGGGTGACGGTCCCGGAAGCGGTGACGACCAGGTCGCAGGCCCGGATCACGCCGTAGGGATCTTCGGCCACCACCCGAAGGGGAAGCCGGTGTTCGCCGGCCGTCGCTTCAAGGACGGGAACCAGTTCAATATCAGCCGCCGGAACCAGGAAGCGCACGCCGGAAAACCGGCGGGCCAGGATTTCCGCGGTATGAAGGAGGACGGGAAACAGGCGCCGAACTTCCCCGGGACGGCTTCCGGGCAGAAGTCCCACAACGGGACCCGTCCGTGAACCGCCTCTCCCGGAGCCTCCCGGAACCCTCCGGTACCGCTCGAAGGCCTGCGCTTTCGAGGGCGCCGAATGTATGTGGTCCATCAGCGGATGGCCCACGTAGGTCACTTCCAGGCCGTGCCGGCGGTAGAAGGCTTCTTCAAAGGGAAGGATCACCGCCATTCGGTCCACGAACTTCTTCAGAGTCCGGACGCGCCCCGGCCTCCAGGCCCACACCTGGGGGCTGATATAGTGAAAGACCTTGATGCCGAGCCGGTGAGCCAATCGGCCCAGAATGAAGTTGAAGTCGGGGAAATCGATGAGAACGACCAAGTCGGGTCGTTCATCCCGGAGATGGCCGGCCACGCGCCGCCATGTGTGCGCAATGGCTTTCGCCCGCCCGAACACTTCCATGACGCCGATGAGTGAAAGATCACGATAATGGCCGACCAGCCGGGCACCTTCGGCAGCCAGCCGATCGCCGCCGAGGCAGGCGGCGGAGACGTGAGGGTCCAGCCGACGCAGTTGCCGCAGGAGCGAGGCGCCGTGCAGGTCTCCCGAAGCCTCACCGGCGCTCAGAAAGATCTTCACGGCCTCGCTTCGCTTTTCCGCCACAGGGCCTGTATCGACTCCTGGATCTGCCGGGATATCTCCAGCGCCACGGCCAGGGCGTTCCGGCCTTGCTCGCCGTCCACGCAGGGTGGGCAACCACTCCGGACAGACTCGATGAAGGCTCCGATTTCTTCTTCCAGCGCGTCCCGTTCCTCCACTTCCAACTCTTCCGCCGAAATTTCCGGAAACCCCGACTCCTCCAGGTCGGGTTCCTTTCGGTACATGAAGGCGCGGCGGATGCCGTAGTCCGCCACCAGGTAACAGTCGGCCTGGAAGAT
This is a stretch of genomic DNA from Desulfoglaeba alkanexedens ALDC. It encodes these proteins:
- a CDS encoding 3-deoxy-D-manno-octulosonic acid transferase, producing MNRLYSFLCAAGAAAAWPWVALYYAIRARTDGKYGRSRRFRLGLAVPDFTAADPVWIHALSVGETLSAVPLVMELRRRLPAVPLVFSVGTESGYRIATARLSNRVETVFFLPHDFPWAVKKLLHRLSPRAFILVETDLWPNLLLGLKRRGIPSVCVNARLSPKSHKRFRRFRPFAAALYGLMDAVFTQSREDRKRLAALGVSRGRLHVCGNLKFDLALLEAPETDGAALRRRMEIPLERPVWIAGSTHPGEESVLLEAHAALSRELDDPLLILAPRHIQRAAQIIALCRERGLPTGRRSLEETARGRSVFLLDSLGELARFYAAADTAFIGGSLVPFGGHNPLEAAVHGTPCLWGPHLFNFREIESLLLERGCGERVRNAGDIREKCLERLQGPAFRRRTGEACRRAVYDHAGTAGRIVGRLCDGGFFRRRGP
- the msbA gene encoding lipid A export permease/ATP-binding protein MsbA, with amino-acid sequence MSLEKSVALNILRRLLKLLKPFWRPLAVAAVCMIGVSAFTALTAYLIKPVMDEIFVEKNFTMLQLMPLVFLAVSLLKVICQWGSDYFLESVGLTIISVLREKLYNHIQDMPLHFFDRHSTGVLMSRITHDVNEVQNAVTKACTGIIKDTFSIIGLMFVVFYQNWRLAIIAVGVLPLAFYPLVRFSMRLRKLATKRQKNFGDLNVILHETFSGARIVKAFAMEDYEKERFSFQNQKLLRYQLKSVKIDALSSPLMEFIGSVGVSAIIGYGGYQVIQGMSTPGTFFSFLGALLMLYKPAKNLNKLNNTLQKGIASAVRVYEVLDEKSSLVEKPNAMEMPPVRGSVEFRHVSFAYDVDPVLSDVHFSVRPGQVVALVGSSGGGKTTLVNLIPRFYDVTSGAVLIDGIDVRDVTLRSLRSQIAMVTQQTFLFNDTVRNNIAYGDLSKSEEDVVRAARAAYAYDFIRNLPEGFDTLIGEQGVKLSGGQRQRLCIARALLRDAPILILDEATSSLDSESELEVQKALENLMAGRTTFVIAHRLSTVQFADRILVIAGGRIVEDGTHRTLLTRQGEYRRLYDIQFQHN
- the lpxB gene encoding lipid-A-disaccharide synthase, with protein sequence MAEKRSEAVKIFLSAGEASGDLHGASLLRQLRRLDPHVSAACLGGDRLAAEGARLVGHYRDLSLIGVMEVFGRAKAIAHTWRRVAGHLRDERPDLVVLIDFPDFNFILGRLAHRLGIKVFHYISPQVWAWRPGRVRTLKKFVDRMAVILPFEEAFYRRHGLEVTYVGHPLMDHIHSAPSKAQAFERYRRVPGGSGRGGSRTGPVVGLLPGSRPGEVRRLFPVLLHTAEILARRFSGVRFLVPAADIELVPVLEATAGEHRLPLRVVAEDPYGVIRACDLVVTASGTVTLETALLGTPMVIIYKVSPFEYTLGRHLVRVEHIGLPNLIAGERVCPELVQGDASPERIAAEAASLLEDDAHRKAQMERLKDVARKLGTPGVAERVARMVWDACR